Within the Miscanthus floridulus cultivar M001 chromosome 2, ASM1932011v1, whole genome shotgun sequence genome, the region AGGGTGTCTTAAGCCTTGGCACAGAAATTAAGAAACGTCCTGGATTGATATACATGGAAAAAATAGTGTGCCATCCTCATTCTCAGTGTTGAGAAATAAAACTTACAACTAATACTCATCCCTTTAACTGAATGCACTGAGCAAAGCTTGCTCACCACCGTGCATGTCTAACCTCAGTTACAGTTAACAACCGAGTGCAAAACAGGAACAAAGCAGCGTATGCATGCTTTGAAACTAGTGTAGGCCTATAAACACCAAAATCACCCAGAATCTAACATGACCTATAAAAAGAAATGGATGTACTTCAAACAAGAGTGGAAAAGCCTTAAACTTGACATATAGGCACAAGGTATGATTCTGAGTTTATGACAGGTCATCTCAATGTGTACACTTTATCAATTATCAGTCGAGGAAAACAGCTGTGCAAATGTAGTAGATAGTCGATAGAATCATGATCTATTTCCATCATACATATATGATATACCTGTTTCATATATGtgtaaaaaaagagaaagaactAGTACAACGTACCTTGCAACATTGACATAAATTTAAATGCAGCAGTGATGGTTTCAAGCTCCTGAGCTTGTATGGTATAACAATCCACCTGAGCAACCTGCTCCAGGAACCAAAGTAAATTGTagtcagaaaaaaaaaatataaggTCACACATGCAGAGCTAGAAAATAGGACTAAGACAAGAATTACATGCTGAAGCCTAAGTGATGTGTCTGTAAAATGCATGTCAAGCTGATAGGAAAATGTGCTTCTGGCAGAACAAATAATTGGGACTCACCACTGTTGGCCATGTCAAGACATTCTCTCCACTAATTGTCTCAACTGATGGCTCCATAAACGCACATTGTTTTGCAAGAGGCATCATAGAGGACACTGAAGTAAAGGGAGAGAAAAAGGGTTACCCTCAGAGAAATACTACAGCCAGAGTTACGCATATGACAAACAAATAACTAAGCCAGCTAAGAATGGGAGAATTCAACTCACTTTTTATGCCATATACATCTCGCCAGAAGTAAATACTATCATGGTATCTCTGAGAATTTGTGACAGGTGCCATGTAAAGCTGCAACAGAAATACGACTTGCATCTCAGCCTCAAAACTCTACGAATCCACCTCAACTAGTTAACTGTTATATAATGCTTTTATCAAACTCCTACCGATGCATGCGATGGAAGAATAAGACCTCCTGGCTTAAGCCATTTATCCCTAGCAAAAATTATGCTTCCCAGCATACTCTGCACCAAGAGGACTAAATATGAAATTTCAAGAACAGCACTGATGTGAAGTGAGCATAAAATTAGCCCAACTGTCCAAACTAGAGATACTGAAATATACCTCATACAGAAGCATGTAGCCCATCCATTCAGATATGATGACATCAACTTTTTCTTCGATGTTGACATCCTGCATTTGAATCAAAGACAATCATGCTGCATAGCACAGTGAAGGCCTCAAAATAGAATTTTAAGGATGGTGACAACTGATAAAACCCACAACAAAATAGAATTTGAAGGATGGTGATTACTGGCTAACTGGTGAGTATGGGAAAAAACTCACAAAAATACAATAAAGATTTGGGTATATGCAAACAGTGACAAAATGGCAAAAAATTGAGACGTGTACCTCAATTCGGCCATGCAAAACCACAACTTTGTCAGACAGCTCATTCTCTCTTACAATCTCCATAGCCTAAAATTGTTTAGTTTAAAAGAATGTTCAGCATCAACATTAGTAGAACTTATAGAAGCTAATAATAAGATACAGAAGTAATACTACAGATAGTATACAGAAAAAAATCAGGAGGCACTCTTTCCTACTAGGACAACCAAGCTACACAAAAAACCTGTTGCCCTAAGCATAATTATTTTTTAGTTCTTGCGAGTTCCTAAGTAAGCATAAAGAAGGGCTGGGAGGATGGACCTTTTCAATTCAAGGTTTATTCTCCAATTTGACAACGTAAGTTAATACATCTGTGCAGCAAAAAAACTACTATGGCTCAGCAAAACATGATTGCAGATTGGCATTCCCAACTGAAAGGGAAAATAGGGAGTAAGAAGAGTTTACCTGCAATGCAATATCACTTGCATCAACTGCATAAACCTGAGAACATAATAAACTCATTCAAGGAGAtgaataataaagaataaaaacaaataaAATCATTCATCTATATCAGTAAATATTGCATCACATGTTGTAGTACATAACtgaataacaaattacagcacccATACAAAAAGAACTAGTAGCACCACACTACATACTTCATGCAtttaaaaagaacaaaaaaagtcaaatgTCTCCGCAACAAAGATAAGTACGCTTTTAAATCATAAAAGAGTAAACATGGATGCTTCTAGTATTTGGTAATATCAAGCACAAGATATATCCTGGTACAGATAAAATGGTCAGTGCATTCACACAGCTTTATAGCCAACTGAATGAAATGCACAATTTCTCAAGTCAAGTATCCAACTATTACTATAATAGGTTAATCCAGAGTACAATGAAATTATTGGAATGTTCATAATTTCATTGTCATACTGCAAATAGGAGTGAGTATACAGAGGATGTTTAGTTTCTTAGAACAGTTGCACTGGAGAGCATCAACTGTTCTGTCCCTTAAATCGTAATAATGATTTAGAGACAATATTATTTATCCACCGGATTCTCACACTGATGTTGGCCCATCCCACCTATCATCGTGTGCATGACAGAGAGTGCCTTTATAAAAATGTCAAGAAAATATATAATCTCAAGTTCTTAGTTAGCACGTGTTTTCAAATATACAGTAAAGAACCAAATAATCGAATATGGATTCAGCATATTGATTAATGTTTGCCTGCTAAGTATCAATTCCCAAAGGTAGTGGTTCTTAGGTAGATGAGGTTTATGTGGATGGATGGTGCACGAGCAACAGCAGAAAATATGAGGAATATAGTAGCATCTATAGAGTGAGGGATTAAAAAACATCAGTTTTCCTACATTGATAAGATCATCACAAATGCATAAGTGTGCAACTAATAACTAAAAACTTACACGAGTGGCACCAGCGAAAGCACAAAATATCGAAAGAACACCAGTGCCGCAACCAACATCCAAAACTACCTGAAAGTTATCATTTTCATAGACCACAAGAGTTAACTGAGCAGAACAGAAAGCTATATCATATACAGGAAAACACCTACCCAAGACTATACATTGCTAAACGAGTATTACCTTGCCTGAAATAAGATCTTTGTGATGCATTATGGCATTTCTGTAAGTACTAGTTCTCACATGATCCTGCAATCAGCAACCTAAAAATCAGTACTGAATTAGCAAAATGATGATATTCACTTGAATCAACTATAAAATATAAACCTCAAAGAGGAATACAAGTAGGGCTATCGGTTCATAAAACAGGGAAACATTTCTCACATTAGGCTGTCTATGGCAGATAAGCATATAGCAGAAAATGTGTGGCACTCTGTGTCAGGGATGCTAGCTAAGGTCCCTGGTCGACCAATAAAACCCTGCCCACAAGGTTAAAAATGGCCTATCTGCAGGCTCGCGAGAAGAAAACATCTTGTATACATGGTCCCATAAAACAGTGGCGAATCTACGTTATGGCGTCGGGGTCGGCCGACCCCGACGACCTTGCGCTAACGTCCAGTACCCTGCGATCATTCACTGGTTATGACCCCGGTAAAAAATATTCAAGGCCCCGGCAGCCCGATAGCCCATCTAATGACAAGCTAATGATCAAGTCAAAAACGCATGCAGCAGGCCCAGTAGTAGTCCAATTTGATCCCCTTCTACTCTGATCGCTCCGGTTATCCAACGCTCCGAGTCGGCCTTGCCTTTCCCCTGCCTTGTCATGTTCTGATGTGGTTCTTGCCTTCTCGGCTTCTCGCGTCTGTGCGCCTAGCTTTGGGTCCGCGAATGTGCCTCTGGTGGTTTGGACTTGAGATGGAAAATGCTGAATAAAAAACAGAACGCGACGGAGGCATAGGGATCGACTTAAGCGCCAAGATTTCTGGTATGTTCTTTCtaaaagaaaaatattttaaTTACTCCTATTTATTTATTGCATGCATTCTAAAAAGACAAAAATCAAGAGCTTAGATTTATTTGAATCTTACCTCCTAGGTGAAACGGGAGTACAATAGCATGGTCTAATATATAATCGTAAGCAAACATGTCATTTTGTTGCTTGTATTGGATTAAAAAACTTTCTCCTATTTCCTATTCCAGCAAAACGTAAGTAATAAAATTAGTAATTTTTATGTATGGCTGCTTGCAAATTCTCAATGTAAAAAAGATTATTAGACCACCGACTAATTATATAAGCAACCAAAGTACATTGTGATTTGTCACGATATGTCATTTGTTATTTTATCGATTATTAGGTTATGTTATGCATGTTATTTTATTATACTATTATCGCAAGCTATAGGTCCCGTTTGGCAGAGCTCTGGCTCCAGCTTTGTGCGGCTCCTTGCAAGGCATCCGGAAAAACCGGAGCCGTGTTTTTATAGAGCGAGAGATGAAAAAAGTGGATTCTCTTCACAAACCTAATACAAACCATTACAAAACAGTCACTGGAGCCGTTTTTGTCAAACGGTTTCCAAAACAGCTATAACATTACCAGAGAAGCTGCTTCGCATGAAGAGCTAGAGCCGGAGCCCTACTAAACGGGATATAAGTACAACCACTTGACCCCGGCGATGACTTATCCTGGCTTCGCCCCTGCCATAAAACTGTTGCAAAATTTCTCAGGCGCACACTGACCAAGTTAGCATGATCTCCAGGATGTATCCGAGACTAAACAGCAGTCAACTCTGTAGTCTTGTACCGTTGTACGATAGCACTACAAAACTCCCAACAACAACAAGGAATCCTAGATGACGCCCGTAgttcgacgacgacgatcccacgAATCCGATCCACAAATTGCCGCACGCGCTAAACGAAACAGAACCCTAACCCCGCTGACGCATCAGGGAACACATCCGCCCAATTATCCCCCATGGAGAAGCTAGAAATGTGAGAAGAATGTGATGTAAAAACCTTAAGCATCTCCTCGTGGACGCCAATGTGTGAGTAGGCCTTGAAGTAAGCTACGTCGTAGTCGGTGCACGGCGGGGCGGCTGGGTGCGGATTTGCCCCCGAAGCCACCAGTCCCTGTGGAGACCCCATGACGCCGGCGTGGCCTACTCCGCTGCGCCGCGGCCTGCGCGGCCGCGGCAGGTGGCCGTTGCCGTCCGCACCGCCGGTGAACATGAGGGGGGAAAGGTGTTTGTGTGGCGTCGGCAGCGAGGAGACTGACCGGGTCTCGGGGGTCTCAGTGGAGAAGCGGACTAAAGTTATGTTTGGGCCAACCGGCCAACGCAGAAGGCTTTCGGATGGGGTATGGGCTACATTGTCCGCACTAGGCATCTGCTGTCCAAAAAATACGTGTCATTCTTGTTTTCCGAGTCTGAACGTTTTttactttaaccaaatatatgagtaaatattaatacttatagtttcttcaaaaaaatattaatacttatagtatataattagtatcattagacagatattaaatctatttttataataaacttatatagaaatacaaatgttgctaatattttctacaaatatagtcaaacttaagaaagtttgaccggcACGAATACCATAgcgtcacttattttgggacggagaaaGTAGGGTGTATATtatgttttcgacgatccacaatTGCATGtaaagataatttaataagctagCCAATGATTTTGGTTTCACGTCCAAATTCGTCCCGAGTCAACGGGAATTATCGAAATAAGTGAGTGTCCAGAATCTTGTCacgtgctgcgacaccgtcttttggtccattggatcGTGTATCATGTTAGAGTCCATTAGGTGGACGCTCGTGACTCTATAACTAGTCATTGTCGCTCTCGTTAGGGTTTGCGGTTTTGTGCGTTCTTgttttcctcgtgaaacagatatTGTTCGTTGCACTTGTATCGTCAAGATCGACTGCTATGAACTAGGATCcatgttcttgatcttgtttgcctatgTCGACTAGTCCTTTTGAATCAAGGGCCTGTTTGATAGAGCTCCATCTAATTATAATTATCTAAGGAAGCTGATTCTCTGAGAGAAGTGATTTTGTGGCTGAAAGTTATTTTCTTTGATTCTTTAGCATAAACTCTTGAAATCATGATAGAGAATCACTCCATGGAATTAGGAGAAGCTACTTTTTCAGCTCTCAGCCTCCTACTTTATTTCAGAGAATCACTTCATGGAATTAGCAGAGAATCACTTCTCTCTGAAAAACTGTTTGATAGAGCTCCTGCTAGATTCAACAGATAATCAGCTTTGGGAGCTCTGCCAAACGGGGCCCAAGACTTGAACCTCTTATCAAACTCATATACTTCATTCATACTTtcaattttagattgtgttcatcccgttctttcttgtgttctcgatttacttgtaggaaagccttctcggtgaagTCAATTGCGTtgtgcgtggttgataaccaatggagcagcgGTGTAACATTTGCGGGGGTTCGAATCAGACTTGGTTCAAAGCTTAGATCATGAATATCGAGTCCTCCACCAATCGGAGTTATCATACTGCGGCAGAATCGTCCGAAATAGCACACtaacagaggcgctcgtcttcca harbors:
- the LOC136538913 gene encoding probable protein arginine N-methyltransferase 6.2; the protein is MFTGGADGNGHLPRPRRPRRSGVGHAGVMGSPQGLVASGANPHPAAPPCTDYDVAYFKAYSHIGVHEEMLKDHVRTSTYRNAIMHHKDLISGKVVLDVGCGTGVLSIFCAFAGATRVYAVDASDIALQAMEIVRENELSDKVVVLHGRIEDVNIEEKVDVIISEWMGYMLLYESMLGSIIFARDKWLKPGGLILPSHASLYMAPVTNSQRYHDSIYFWRDVYGIKMSSMMPLAKQCAFMEPSVETISGENVLTWPTVVAQVDCYTIQAQELETITAAFKFMSMLQAPLHGFAFWFDVEFNGPVRQKSKKQPSQSSDGNAQNASPSSKKKKPDVSIVLSTAPEDAPTHWQQTLLYLFEPIELNKDQIIEGSVTISQSQQHARFLNICLKYFTGDQWYVKESVMR